Proteins from a single region of Geothrix sp. PMB-07:
- the carB gene encoding carbamoyl-phosphate synthase large subunit: protein MPKRTDLKSVLVLGSGPIQIGQACEFDYSGTQALKALREEGIRTILLNSNPASIMTDPGRADATYIEPLTLSVLAKVIEAEKPDAILPTVGGQTALNLAMEAHESGLLERTGVQLIGAQPEAINRGEDRQLFKALMDDLGLETCRGGFAHNMAEARDLLKLTGFPSIIRPSFTLGGSGGGIAYNVEEFETIVARGLDLSPTKQVLIEESILGWKEFELEVVRDLDDNVEVICSIENFDPMGVHTGDSITVAPALTLTDPEYQKMRDAALAVIRAVGVETGGSNIQFALEPETSRIIVIEMNPRVSRSSALASKATGFPIAWVATKLALGYRLWELPNAITRMTKAAFEPVLDYVVVKIPRFTFEKFPQADKVLGTQMKSVGEVMSLGRSFQEALQKAVRSLEEGHKGISGALEGKLDLNRLKEHLLIPGPQRLFWVYHALKAGHSVEEIHRLTKITAWFLREIEEIVVLEGRLRSFPVDRLPEELLEKAKRAGFADNQIAVFCSGTEAEVAARRASLGLHPAYKRVDTCAGEFKAETPYLYGTWEQMSEAEPTDRPKAIVLGSGPNRIGQGVEFDCCCVQAVEAIRASGVEAILINCNPETVSTDFDTADRLYFEPLTYEHVKAVVDREGKGGNLLGVFAQFGGQTPLKLATPLHEAGVKLLGTPLNTIMDAEDRERFGQALKRLDIPAPQWGMATSFEQAKAVAQRLSYPVMVRPSFVLGGRAMAVVFDDAGLEKYMREAVAVSEDQPVLLDRFLDGAQELDIDVVCDGEQVAIAGLLAHIEEAGIHSGDSYAVIPALGVPEAILETVKGYARKLALDLGVRGLMNLQFAVKDGIAYCLEANPRASRTVPFVSKATGVDWAGVAARIGLGQSLKQQGITDGVPRLVSMKGVVFPFGKFPGVDPVLGPEMKSTGEVMGIGETFGEAYAKSLLAAGIPLPLSGTVFLTVNDADKLRLPELAHKLVALGFGLCATEGTAKALEAVGLKVRKIFKVNEGRPNAVDLLKNGEVQWVINTPLGRDAFFDESAIRREALRLKIPCLTNLSAALAACEAVETLRGDMTVRAIQSLGPA from the coding sequence ATGCCTAAGCGAACAGATCTGAAGAGTGTGCTGGTGCTGGGCTCTGGCCCCATCCAGATCGGCCAGGCCTGCGAATTCGACTACTCGGGCACCCAGGCACTGAAGGCGCTGCGGGAGGAGGGCATTCGCACCATCCTGCTGAACTCGAACCCAGCGTCGATCATGACGGATCCGGGCCGCGCCGATGCCACCTACATCGAGCCGCTGACCCTCTCGGTGCTGGCGAAGGTCATCGAGGCCGAAAAGCCCGATGCCATCCTGCCCACGGTGGGGGGCCAGACCGCGCTGAACCTGGCCATGGAGGCCCACGAGAGCGGCCTGTTGGAGCGCACCGGCGTGCAGCTCATCGGCGCCCAGCCTGAAGCCATCAACCGCGGCGAGGATCGCCAGCTCTTCAAGGCGCTCATGGACGACCTGGGCCTGGAGACCTGCCGCGGCGGCTTCGCCCACAACATGGCGGAAGCTCGCGACCTGCTGAAGCTCACGGGCTTTCCCTCCATCATCCGCCCCAGCTTCACGCTGGGCGGCAGCGGCGGCGGCATCGCCTACAACGTGGAGGAGTTCGAGACCATCGTGGCCCGCGGCCTCGACCTGAGCCCCACCAAGCAGGTGCTCATCGAGGAGAGCATCCTGGGCTGGAAGGAGTTCGAGCTGGAGGTGGTGCGCGACCTGGACGACAACGTCGAGGTGATCTGCTCCATCGAGAACTTCGATCCCATGGGCGTCCACACGGGCGACAGCATCACCGTGGCCCCCGCGTTGACGCTCACCGATCCCGAGTACCAGAAGATGCGCGACGCCGCGCTGGCGGTCATCCGCGCCGTGGGCGTGGAGACGGGCGGGTCGAACATCCAGTTCGCGCTGGAGCCCGAGACCAGCCGCATCATCGTCATCGAGATGAACCCCCGCGTGAGCCGCAGCTCGGCGCTGGCCTCCAAGGCGACGGGCTTCCCCATCGCCTGGGTGGCCACCAAGCTGGCCCTGGGCTACCGCCTGTGGGAGCTGCCCAACGCCATCACCCGCATGACGAAGGCGGCCTTCGAGCCGGTGCTCGACTACGTGGTGGTGAAGATCCCCCGCTTCACCTTCGAGAAGTTCCCCCAGGCCGACAAGGTGCTGGGCACGCAGATGAAGAGCGTGGGCGAGGTCATGAGCCTGGGCCGCAGCTTCCAGGAGGCCCTGCAGAAGGCCGTGCGCTCCCTGGAGGAAGGCCACAAGGGGATATCGGGCGCGCTGGAAGGCAAGCTCGATCTCAACCGGCTGAAGGAGCACCTGCTCATCCCCGGCCCGCAGCGCCTGTTCTGGGTCTACCACGCCCTCAAGGCCGGTCACAGCGTGGAGGAGATCCACCGCCTCACCAAGATCACCGCCTGGTTCCTGCGCGAGATCGAAGAGATCGTGGTGCTGGAGGGTCGCCTGCGCAGCTTCCCCGTGGACCGGCTGCCGGAGGAGCTGCTGGAGAAGGCCAAGCGCGCGGGCTTCGCCGACAACCAGATCGCCGTGTTCTGCTCGGGCACCGAGGCTGAAGTCGCTGCGCGACGGGCCTCGTTGGGCCTGCATCCCGCCTACAAGCGGGTGGACACCTGCGCGGGCGAGTTCAAGGCCGAGACGCCCTACCTCTACGGCACCTGGGAACAGATGAGCGAGGCCGAACCCACGGACCGCCCCAAGGCCATCGTGCTGGGCAGCGGCCCCAACCGCATCGGCCAGGGCGTCGAGTTCGACTGCTGCTGCGTGCAGGCGGTGGAGGCCATCCGCGCCAGCGGGGTGGAGGCCATTCTCATCAACTGCAACCCCGAGACCGTCAGCACGGATTTCGACACCGCCGACCGCCTCTACTTCGAGCCCCTCACCTACGAGCACGTGAAGGCCGTGGTGGACCGCGAAGGGAAGGGCGGCAACCTGCTGGGCGTCTTCGCCCAGTTCGGCGGGCAGACGCCCCTGAAGCTGGCCACGCCCCTGCACGAGGCGGGTGTGAAGCTGCTGGGCACCCCGCTCAACACCATCATGGATGCGGAGGATCGCGAGCGCTTCGGCCAGGCCCTCAAGCGCCTCGACATCCCCGCGCCCCAGTGGGGCATGGCCACCAGCTTCGAGCAGGCCAAGGCGGTGGCGCAGCGCCTCAGCTACCCGGTGATGGTGCGCCCCAGCTTCGTGCTGGGCGGCCGGGCCATGGCCGTGGTCTTCGATGACGCGGGCCTGGAGAAGTACATGCGGGAAGCCGTGGCCGTGAGCGAGGACCAGCCGGTGCTGCTGGACCGCTTCCTGGACGGCGCGCAGGAGCTGGATATCGACGTGGTGTGCGACGGCGAGCAGGTGGCCATCGCGGGCCTGCTGGCCCACATCGAGGAGGCGGGCATCCACAGCGGCGACAGCTACGCCGTGATCCCGGCTCTAGGCGTGCCTGAGGCCATCCTGGAGACGGTGAAGGGCTATGCCCGCAAGCTGGCGCTGGACCTGGGTGTGCGCGGCCTCATGAACCTGCAGTTCGCCGTGAAGGATGGCATCGCCTACTGCCTGGAGGCCAACCCCCGAGCCAGCCGTACGGTGCCCTTCGTGAGCAAGGCCACGGGCGTGGACTGGGCGGGCGTTGCCGCGCGCATCGGCCTGGGCCAGAGCCTGAAGCAGCAGGGCATCACCGATGGCGTGCCCCGCCTGGTGTCCATGAAGGGCGTGGTCTTTCCCTTCGGCAAGTTCCCGGGCGTGGATCCGGTGCTGGGCCCCGAAATGAAGAGCACCGGTGAAGTGATGGGCATCGGCGAGACCTTCGGTGAGGCCTACGCCAAGTCGCTGCTGGCGGCCGGCATTCCGCTGCCGCTGTCGGGCACGGTGTTCCTCACGGTGAACGACGCAGACAAATTGCGCCTGCCAGAGCTGGCTCACAAGCTGGTGGCCCTGGGCTTTGGCCTCTGCGCCACCGAGGGCACGGCCAAGGCGCTGGAGGCCGTGGGCCTGAAGGTCCGCAAGATCTTCAAGGTGAACGAGGGCCGCCCCAACGCGGTGGATCTGCTCAAGAACGGCGAGGTGCAGTGGGTCATCAACACCCCCCTGGGCCGCGACGCCTTCTTCGACGAGAGCGCCATCCGCCGGGAAGCACTGCGTCTCAAAATCCCCTGCCTCACCAACCTCAGCGCGGCCCTGGCCGCCTGCGAAGCGGTGGAGACGCTGCGGGGCGACATGACCGTGCGGGCCATTCAGTCCCTGGGACCGGCTTGA
- the carA gene encoding glutamine-hydrolyzing carbamoyl-phosphate synthase small subunit, producing the protein MRAHLILKDGTIFRGRAPLGFGGGGEAVFTTAMAGYQEILTDPSFAGQMVCMTFPEQGIYGIHADLNEGTRPWATGLLCRRLSFAPDHHRCEGDLPSWLKRHHIPVMSDLDTRALTQHLRDQGSQPSLIWTEVDGSLEAGVAKAKALPDMTGQALCADVSCRDRYELNPGGAFRVAVLDGGIKLSILNQLVGAGLHLEVFPWDTPATELTDKRFHGLFLSNGPGDPAALPGMQKEVEACIGQLPIFGICLGHQLLGQAFGGRTFKLKFGHRGANQPVHDLMTGRIEITAQNHGFAVDEASLPKDVEVTHRHLSDGTVEGLRHTRLPIFSLQHHPEASPGPHDAHPAFQRFVELMGKNQR; encoded by the coding sequence ATGCGCGCGCACCTGATCCTGAAAGACGGGACCATCTTCCGGGGGCGGGCGCCGTTGGGCTTCGGGGGTGGCGGCGAGGCCGTGTTCACCACGGCCATGGCCGGCTACCAGGAGATCCTCACGGATCCCAGCTTCGCGGGGCAGATGGTCTGCATGACCTTTCCCGAGCAGGGCATCTACGGCATCCACGCCGATCTGAACGAGGGCACCCGGCCTTGGGCCACGGGCCTGCTCTGTCGGCGCCTCAGCTTCGCGCCGGACCACCACCGCTGCGAGGGCGACCTGCCGAGCTGGCTCAAGCGGCACCACATCCCCGTCATGAGCGATCTCGATACTCGCGCCCTCACCCAGCACCTGCGCGACCAGGGCTCGCAGCCCTCGCTGATCTGGACCGAGGTGGACGGCAGCCTGGAGGCCGGTGTCGCCAAGGCCAAGGCCCTGCCCGACATGACCGGCCAGGCCCTCTGCGCTGACGTGAGTTGCCGCGACCGCTACGAGCTGAACCCCGGCGGCGCCTTCCGCGTGGCGGTGCTCGATGGCGGCATCAAGCTGAGCATCCTGAACCAGCTGGTGGGCGCGGGGCTGCACCTGGAGGTGTTCCCCTGGGACACGCCCGCCACGGAGCTCACCGACAAGCGCTTCCATGGCCTCTTCCTCAGCAACGGCCCCGGCGATCCTGCGGCCCTGCCGGGCATGCAGAAGGAAGTCGAAGCCTGCATCGGCCAGCTGCCCATCTTCGGCATCTGCTTGGGCCACCAGCTGCTGGGCCAGGCCTTCGGCGGCCGCACCTTCAAGCTGAAGTTCGGCCACCGCGGCGCCAACCAGCCCGTGCACGACCTCATGACTGGCCGCATCGAGATCACGGCCCAGAACCACGGCTTCGCGGTGGACGAGGCCAGCCTGCCCAAGGATGTGGAGGTCACGCACCGCCACCTCAGCGACGGCACGGTGGAGGGCCTGCGCCACACGCGGCTGCCCATCTTCTCGCTGCAGCACCATCCCGAAGCCTCGCCCGGTCCCCACGACGCGCACCCCGCCTTCCAGCGTTTCGTTGAGTTGATGGGAAAGAATCAAAGATGA
- the tadA gene encoding tRNA adenosine(34) deaminase TadA, whose amino-acid sequence MKLALEEAEKADRLDEVPVGAVLVSEGALLGRGHNHPVKLHDPTAHAEVLALRSAGAWAKNYRLTGATLYVTLEPCLMCFGALIHARVGRVVFGASDPKVGVSRWLDTLDGAALNHRFEFKGGLLEPECRDQLQSFFKRRRSKD is encoded by the coding sequence ATGAAGCTCGCCCTCGAAGAGGCCGAGAAGGCGGATCGCCTCGATGAAGTGCCCGTGGGCGCCGTGCTGGTCTCCGAAGGTGCCCTCCTGGGCCGCGGCCACAACCATCCGGTGAAGCTGCACGATCCCACGGCCCATGCGGAGGTACTGGCCCTGCGCAGCGCCGGGGCCTGGGCGAAGAACTACCGGCTCACGGGCGCCACGCTGTACGTGACGCTGGAGCCATGCCTCATGTGCTTCGGCGCCCTCATCCATGCCCGCGTGGGACGCGTGGTGTTCGGCGCCTCGGATCCCAAGGTGGGCGTCAGCCGCTGGCTGGACACCCTGGATGGTGCCGCCCTCAATCACCGCTTTGAATTCAAGGGGGGCCTGCTGGAACCAGAGTGCCGCGACCAGCTTCAGTCCTTCTTCAAACGCCGTCGATCAAAGGACTGA